One Phoenix dactylifera cultivar Barhee BC4 chromosome 14, palm_55x_up_171113_PBpolish2nd_filt_p, whole genome shotgun sequence DNA window includes the following coding sequences:
- the LOC103698089 gene encoding F-box protein At1g70590 isoform X3: MDSTDIAPSSPSAAGLSTLRFRDRRGHPHSFNKKKKPSISSAPKSTHDCRRRDRGGDTFSSTPPRPPASFSDLPFDVLARVAAPFDVPNLWAASMVCRAWRESLRPLREAMILLRWGKRFRHGHGGVRPNPQRALEYFLKGAALGSAPAMVDAGVMYGEMGEKEKAMALYEKAAEVGHPVGQSNLGTCYLEADLPEKAVTWFRQAAESGYARAQYNLALCLHRGRGVECNLQDASGNMIKALVYFELAKRAGETAASNMRDLILQSLSQTSRDCAMLSVDKWRPLQFHH; the protein is encoded by the exons ATGGATTCGACCGATATAGCGCCCTCCTCGCCGTCCGCCGCCGGTCTCTCCACCCTTCGCTTCCGAGACCGCCGCGGGCACCCTCACAGCttcaacaagaaaaagaaacccAGCATCTCCTCCGCCCCCAAATCCACCCACGATTGCCGCCGCCGAGATAGAGGCGGCGACACTTTCTCCTCGACCCCTCCTCGGCCGCCGGCGAGCTTCTCCGACCTTCCTTTCGATGTGCTAGCTAGGGTGGCAGCCCCCTTCGATGTGCCCAACCTGTGGGCGGCGAGTATGGTGTGCCGCGCCTGGCGGGAATCACTCCGGCCGCTGCGGGAGGCCATGATCTTGCTCCGCTGGGGAAAACGCTTCCGGCACGGCCATGGAGGGGTCCGCCCCAACCCGCAACGCGCTCTCGAGTACTTCCTCAAGGGCGCCGCTCTAGGGTCCGCCCCTGCCATGGTGGACGCCGGAGTCATGTATGGGGAAatgggagagaaagagaaagccaTGGCTTTGTATGAGAAAGCTGCCGAGGTCGGGCATCCAGTCGGTCAATCCAATCTTGGCACCTGCTACTTGGAAG CTGACTTGCCTGAGAAGGCTGTGACATGGTTTCGTCAAGCAGCTGAATCAGGCTACGCACGTGCACAGTATAATTTGGCACTCTGCCTGCATAGAGGTCGTGGAGTTGAATGCAATCTGCAAGATGCT TCAGGTAATATGATTAAGGCTCTTGTGTACTTTGAACTGGCCAAACGAGCTGGAGAAACTGCTGCTTCAAATATGAGGGATCTGATACTTCAAAGTCTGTCGCAAACTTCACGAGATTGTGCCATGTTATCTGTTGACAAATGGCGGCCTTTACAATTTCATCACTAA
- the LOC103698089 gene encoding F-box protein At1g70590 isoform X1 produces the protein MDSTDIAPSSPSAAGLSTLRFRDRRGHPHSFNKKKKPSISSAPKSTHDCRRRDRGGDTFSSTPPRPPASFSDLPFDVLARVAAPFDVPNLWAASMVCRAWRESLRPLREAMILLRWGKRFRHGHGGVRPNPQRALEYFLKGAALGSAPAMVDAGVMYGEMGEKEKAMALYEKAAEVGHPVGQSNLGTCYLEADLPEKAVTWFRQAAESGYARAQYNLALCLHRGRGVECNLQDAAKWYLKAAEGGNIRAMYNTSLCYSLGEGKPRNIPRARMWLKLAADCGHKKAQFEHGLELFISGNMIKALVYFELAKRAGETAASNMRDLILQSLSQTSRDCAMLSVDKWRPLQFHH, from the exons ATGGATTCGACCGATATAGCGCCCTCCTCGCCGTCCGCCGCCGGTCTCTCCACCCTTCGCTTCCGAGACCGCCGCGGGCACCCTCACAGCttcaacaagaaaaagaaacccAGCATCTCCTCCGCCCCCAAATCCACCCACGATTGCCGCCGCCGAGATAGAGGCGGCGACACTTTCTCCTCGACCCCTCCTCGGCCGCCGGCGAGCTTCTCCGACCTTCCTTTCGATGTGCTAGCTAGGGTGGCAGCCCCCTTCGATGTGCCCAACCTGTGGGCGGCGAGTATGGTGTGCCGCGCCTGGCGGGAATCACTCCGGCCGCTGCGGGAGGCCATGATCTTGCTCCGCTGGGGAAAACGCTTCCGGCACGGCCATGGAGGGGTCCGCCCCAACCCGCAACGCGCTCTCGAGTACTTCCTCAAGGGCGCCGCTCTAGGGTCCGCCCCTGCCATGGTGGACGCCGGAGTCATGTATGGGGAAatgggagagaaagagaaagccaTGGCTTTGTATGAGAAAGCTGCCGAGGTCGGGCATCCAGTCGGTCAATCCAATCTTGGCACCTGCTACTTGGAAG CTGACTTGCCTGAGAAGGCTGTGACATGGTTTCGTCAAGCAGCTGAATCAGGCTACGCACGTGCACAGTATAATTTGGCACTCTGCCTGCATAGAGGTCGTGGAGTTGAATGCAATCTGCAAGATGCT GCAAAGTGGTATTTGAAAGCAGCAGAAGGGGGAAACATACGTGCCATGTATAATACTTCCTTGTGCTACTCTCTCGGTGAAGGGAAGCCACGGAATATTCCACGTGCCAGGATGTGGTTGAAACTTGCTGCAGACTGTGGCCACAAAAAGGCTCAGTTTGAGCATGGCCTTGAGCTTTTCATT TCAGGTAATATGATTAAGGCTCTTGTGTACTTTGAACTGGCCAAACGAGCTGGAGAAACTGCTGCTTCAAATATGAGGGATCTGATACTTCAAAGTCTGTCGCAAACTTCACGAGATTGTGCCATGTTATCTGTTGACAAATGGCGGCCTTTACAATTTCATCACTAA
- the LOC103698089 gene encoding F-box protein At1g70590 isoform X2 → MDSTDIAPSSPSAAGLSTLRFRDRRGHPHSFNKKKKPSISSAPKSTHDCRRRDRGGDTFSSTPPRPPASFSDLPFDVLARVAAPFDVPNLWAASMVCRAWRESLRPLREAMILLRWGKRFRHGHGGVRPNPQRALEYFLKGAALGSAPAMVDAGVMYGEMGEKEKAMALYEKAAEVGHPVGQSNLGTCYLEADLPEKAVTWFRQAAESGYARAQYNLALCLHRGRGVECNLQDAAKWYLKAAEGGNIRAMYNTSLCYSLGEGKPRNIPRARMWLKLAADCGHKKAQFEHGLELFIVI, encoded by the exons ATGGATTCGACCGATATAGCGCCCTCCTCGCCGTCCGCCGCCGGTCTCTCCACCCTTCGCTTCCGAGACCGCCGCGGGCACCCTCACAGCttcaacaagaaaaagaaacccAGCATCTCCTCCGCCCCCAAATCCACCCACGATTGCCGCCGCCGAGATAGAGGCGGCGACACTTTCTCCTCGACCCCTCCTCGGCCGCCGGCGAGCTTCTCCGACCTTCCTTTCGATGTGCTAGCTAGGGTGGCAGCCCCCTTCGATGTGCCCAACCTGTGGGCGGCGAGTATGGTGTGCCGCGCCTGGCGGGAATCACTCCGGCCGCTGCGGGAGGCCATGATCTTGCTCCGCTGGGGAAAACGCTTCCGGCACGGCCATGGAGGGGTCCGCCCCAACCCGCAACGCGCTCTCGAGTACTTCCTCAAGGGCGCCGCTCTAGGGTCCGCCCCTGCCATGGTGGACGCCGGAGTCATGTATGGGGAAatgggagagaaagagaaagccaTGGCTTTGTATGAGAAAGCTGCCGAGGTCGGGCATCCAGTCGGTCAATCCAATCTTGGCACCTGCTACTTGGAAG CTGACTTGCCTGAGAAGGCTGTGACATGGTTTCGTCAAGCAGCTGAATCAGGCTACGCACGTGCACAGTATAATTTGGCACTCTGCCTGCATAGAGGTCGTGGAGTTGAATGCAATCTGCAAGATGCT GCAAAGTGGTATTTGAAAGCAGCAGAAGGGGGAAACATACGTGCCATGTATAATACTTCCTTGTGCTACTCTCTCGGTGAAGGGAAGCCACGGAATATTCCACGTGCCAGGATGTGGTTGAAACTTGCTGCAGACTGTGGCCACAAAAAGGCTCAGTTTGAGCATGGCCTTGAGCTTTTCATT GTAATATGA